A genomic region of Pseudomonas frederiksbergensis contains the following coding sequences:
- the betA gene encoding choline dehydrogenase: MSQEYDYIIIGAGSAGNTLATRLTEDEGVTVLLLEAGGPDYRFDFRTQMPAALAFPLQGRRYNWAYETDPEPHMDGRRMECGRGKGLGGSSLINGMCYIRGNAMDYDGWAKNPGLEDWTYLDCLPYFRKAETRDIGANDYHGGEGPVSVTTPKAGNNPLFHAMVEAGVQAGYPRTEDLNGYQQEGFGPMDRTVTPKGRRSSTARGYLDTAKKRSTLNIVTHALTDKILFEGKRAVGVRYLVGSAEERVEARARKEVLLCSGAIASPQILQRSGVGPAKLLESLDIPVVHDLPGVGENLQDHLELYLQYACTQPVSLYPSLIWYNQPAIGAEWMFNGTGIGASNQFEAGGFIRTRPDFEWPNIQYHFLPVAINYNGSNGVKEHGFQAHMGSMRSPSRGRIQVKSKDPRQYPSILFNYMATEQDWQEFRDGIRLTREIMQQPALDAFRGRELSPGIEVQTDEQLDTFIREHAETAFHPSCSCKMGTDDMAVVDGQGRVHGMQGLRVVDASIMPLITTGNLNAPTIMMAEKIADKIRGRQPLPRSKAKYYVAGDAPVRGKPLREVAPTAQ, translated from the coding sequence ATGTCCCAGGAATACGACTACATCATCATCGGGGCCGGCTCTGCCGGTAACACCCTGGCGACCCGTCTGACTGAAGACGAAGGCGTCACCGTTCTGCTGCTCGAAGCCGGCGGCCCGGACTACCGTTTCGACTTCCGCACGCAAATGCCTGCTGCACTGGCGTTCCCGCTGCAAGGCCGTCGCTACAACTGGGCCTACGAGACTGATCCAGAGCCACACATGGACGGCCGCCGGATGGAATGCGGTCGCGGCAAGGGCCTGGGCGGCTCTTCGCTGATCAACGGCATGTGCTACATCCGCGGTAACGCCATGGACTACGACGGCTGGGCGAAAAACCCTGGCCTGGAAGACTGGACCTACCTGGACTGCTTGCCCTATTTCAGAAAAGCTGAAACCCGTGACATCGGCGCGAACGACTACCACGGCGGCGAAGGCCCGGTCAGCGTGACCACGCCTAAAGCCGGCAACAACCCGCTGTTCCACGCGATGGTTGAAGCAGGCGTACAGGCCGGTTACCCGCGTACCGAGGACCTGAACGGCTACCAGCAGGAAGGTTTCGGCCCGATGGACCGTACCGTAACGCCTAAAGGCCGTCGCTCCAGCACCGCGCGCGGTTACCTGGACACCGCCAAAAAGCGTTCGACCCTGAACATCGTCACCCACGCCCTGACCGACAAGATTCTGTTCGAAGGCAAGCGTGCGGTTGGCGTGCGTTACCTGGTGGGCAGCGCCGAAGAGCGTGTTGAAGCCCGTGCCCGTAAGGAAGTGCTGTTGTGCAGCGGCGCGATCGCTTCGCCGCAAATCCTGCAACGCTCCGGCGTTGGCCCGGCCAAGCTGCTCGAAAGCCTGGACATTCCCGTGGTTCACGACCTGCCAGGCGTCGGCGAAAACCTGCAGGACCACCTGGAACTGTACCTGCAATACGCGTGCACCCAGCCGGTTTCGCTGTACCCGTCGCTGATTTGGTACAACCAGCCGGCCATTGGCGCCGAATGGATGTTCAACGGCACCGGTATCGGCGCCAGCAACCAGTTCGAAGCCGGCGGTTTTATCCGTACGCGTCCGGATTTCGAATGGCCGAACATTCAGTACCACTTCCTGCCGGTGGCGATTAACTACAACGGCAGCAACGGTGTGAAAGAGCACGGTTTCCAGGCACACATGGGTTCCATGCGTTCGCCAAGCCGTGGCCGCATCCAGGTTAAATCCAAGGATCCGCGCCAGTACCCGAGCATCCTGTTCAACTATATGGCCACCGAGCAAGACTGGCAGGAATTTCGCGATGGCATCCGCCTGACCCGTGAAATCATGCAACAGCCGGCACTCGACGCGTTCCGTGGTCGCGAGCTGAGCCCGGGCATTGAAGTGCAAACCGACGAGCAACTGGACACGTTCATCCGTGAACACGCCGAAACCGCGTTCCACCCGTCCTGCTCGTGCAAGATGGGCACCGATGACATGGCGGTGGTCGATGGCCAGGGTCGCGTCCACGGGATGCAAGGTCTGCGCGTGGTCGATGCCTCGATCATGCCGCTGATCACCACCGGTAACCTGAACGCGCCAACGATCATGATGGCCGAGAAAATCGCCGACAAGATCCGTGGTCGTCAGCCACTGCCTCGCAGCAAGGCCAAGTACTACGTCGCGGGCGACGCCCCGGTACGTGGCAAGCCTCTGCGTGAAGTGGCTCCTACCGCGCAGTAA
- the betB gene encoding betaine-aldehyde dehydrogenase, protein MARFELQKLYIDGGYSDASGDATFEAINPANGEVLATVQRATFADVERAVVSAEKGQKIWAAMTAMERSRILRRAVDILRERNDELAALETLDTGKAYSETRYVDIVTGADVLEYYAGLVPAIEGEQIPLRTTSFVYTRREPLGIVAGIGAWNYPIQIALWKSAPALAAGNAMIFKPSEVTSLTTLKLAEIYTEAGLPAGVFNVLTGSGREVGTWLTEHPRIEKISFTGGTDTGKKVMASASGSSLKDVTMELGGKSPLIIFDDADLDRAADTAMMANFYSSGQVCTNGTRVFVPSHLKAAFEAKIVERVARIRVGNPEDENTNFGPLVSFAHMESVLGYIAKGKEEGARLLCGGDRLTEGEFAKGAFVAPTVFTDCTDDMTIVREEIFGPVMSILTYETEEEVIRRANDTEFGLAAGVVTKDLNRAHRVIHQLEAGICWINAWGESDAKMPVGGYKQSGVGRENGISSLNNFTRIKSVQVELGDYASVF, encoded by the coding sequence ATGGCCCGTTTCGAACTGCAAAAACTTTACATCGACGGCGGTTACTCCGACGCCAGCGGCGACGCCACCTTCGAAGCCATCAACCCGGCCAACGGTGAAGTTCTCGCCACAGTGCAACGTGCAACCTTCGCCGACGTCGAACGCGCTGTCGTCAGCGCCGAAAAGGGCCAGAAGATCTGGGCTGCAATGACGGCCATGGAGCGTTCGCGCATCCTGCGCCGTGCCGTTGATATCCTGCGCGAGCGCAACGATGAACTGGCCGCGCTGGAAACCCTGGACACCGGCAAGGCGTACTCCGAAACCCGCTACGTCGACATCGTCACCGGCGCTGACGTGCTGGAATACTACGCAGGCCTGGTACCCGCCATTGAAGGCGAGCAAATCCCGCTGCGCACCACTTCGTTCGTTTACACCCGTCGCGAGCCACTGGGCATCGTGGCCGGTATCGGCGCGTGGAACTACCCGATCCAGATCGCGCTGTGGAAATCCGCTCCCGCCCTGGCGGCCGGTAACGCGATGATCTTCAAGCCAAGCGAAGTCACTTCCCTGACCACCCTGAAACTGGCTGAGATCTACACCGAAGCGGGCCTGCCAGCGGGCGTGTTCAACGTTCTGACCGGCAGCGGCCGTGAAGTCGGCACCTGGCTGACCGAGCACCCACGCATCGAAAAAATCTCCTTCACCGGCGGCACCGACACCGGCAAGAAGGTCATGGCCAGCGCTTCTGGCTCGTCCTTGAAAGACGTGACCATGGAACTGGGCGGCAAATCCCCGCTGATCATTTTCGACGACGCCGACCTCGATCGCGCCGCCGACACCGCCATGATGGCCAACTTCTACAGCTCCGGTCAGGTCTGCACCAACGGCACTCGCGTGTTCGTACCGAGTCACCTGAAAGCCGCTTTTGAAGCCAAGATCGTGGAACGCGTTGCCCGTATCCGCGTCGGCAACCCGGAAGACGAAAACACCAACTTCGGCCCACTGGTCAGCTTCGCACACATGGAAAGCGTGCTGGGCTACATCGCCAAGGGTAAAGAAGAAGGCGCTCGCCTGCTGTGCGGCGGTGATCGTCTGACCGAAGGCGAATTCGCTAAAGGCGCCTTCGTGGCACCGACCGTGTTCACCGACTGCACCGACGACATGACCATCGTTCGTGAAGAAATCTTTGGCCCGGTGATGAGCATCCTCACCTATGAAACCGAAGAAGAAGTGATCCGCCGCGCCAACGACACCGAGTTCGGCCTGGCCGCTGGCGTCGTCACCAAGGACCTGAACCGCGCTCACCGCGTGATTCATCAACTGGAAGCCGGTATCTGCTGGATCAACGCCTGGGGCGAGTCCGACGCCAAGATGCCGGTCGGCGGCTACAAGCAGTCGGGTGTCGGTCGTGAGAACGGCATCAGCTCGCTGAACAACTTCACCCGCATCAAATCGGTACAGGTCGAGCTGGGCGATTACGCCTCGGTTTTCTAA
- the betI gene encoding transcriptional regulator BetI, with product MPKVGMQPIRRQQLIEATLQAVDQVGMGDASIALIARLAGVSNGIISHYFQDKNGLIAATMRHLMNVLSENVTARRQALGDDSPRAHLQVIIEGNFDASQVNGPAMKTWLAFWATSMHQPSLHRLQRINDHRLYSNLCCEFRRMLPLDQARSAARGLAALIDGLWLRGALSGDAFDTEQAQRIAYEYMDFQLAKQER from the coding sequence ATGCCCAAGGTCGGTATGCAACCCATCCGCCGTCAGCAGTTGATCGAAGCCACATTGCAGGCCGTCGATCAGGTCGGAATGGGGGACGCCAGCATTGCGCTGATCGCCCGTTTGGCCGGTGTCTCGAATGGCATCATCAGTCACTATTTTCAGGACAAGAATGGCCTGATCGCCGCCACGATGCGGCATCTGATGAACGTCCTCAGCGAGAACGTCACCGCGCGCCGCCAGGCGCTGGGAGATGACAGCCCACGGGCTCATCTTCAGGTGATCATCGAAGGCAACTTCGACGCCAGCCAGGTCAATGGCCCGGCAATGAAAACCTGGTTGGCCTTCTGGGCAACCAGCATGCACCAACCGTCGTTACACAGGTTGCAGCGGATCAACGATCACCGCCTGTATTCCAACCTGTGCTGCGAGTTCCGCCGAATGCTGCCGCTTGATCAAGCACGCAGCGCAGCACGCGGACTGGCAGCCCTGATTGACGGTTTGTGGTTGCGCGGCGCGCTGTCGGGAGACGCTTTCGACACCGAGCAGGCGCAACGGATCGCTTACGAATATATGGATTTCCAACTGGCTAAGCAGGAGCGCTAG